The Candidatus Thermoplasmatota archaeon genome includes a window with the following:
- the rnz gene encoding ribonuclease Z: MKIVFLGTGGTYPSKLRNVTSIALQMPGEVVMFDCGEGTQRQLMRSSVSFMKIKKIFISHLHADHFLGLPGLIQSMSLNGREDELSIFGPEGIVETVDAMMGLGYFKSGFKVVASSLRPGTSIDFGGYAVKCVRADHSIPSLAFSLEEKPRRGRFDLKKAKRLGIPEGPMYRRLQEGKSVIVGGKTIAPDQVLGKSRPGRKIVYSGDTKPSKRVVELARGADVLVHDCTLDTSHSTLAARFGHSTAKEAAGVAKRAGVDVLFLVHLSPRYEDISVLEKEARTVFRNSRVAEDLDEYFVRYQD; this comes from the coding sequence ATGAAGATTGTGTTCCTGGGTACGGGGGGGACCTACCCGTCGAAGCTGCGGAACGTCACATCAATCGCCTTGCAGATGCCTGGCGAGGTGGTGATGTTCGACTGCGGAGAGGGCACTCAGAGGCAGCTCATGCGGTCCTCGGTCTCCTTCATGAAGATCAAGAAGATATTCATCTCGCATCTGCACGCGGACCATTTCCTTGGTCTTCCAGGGCTCATCCAGAGCATGAGCCTGAACGGTCGTGAGGATGAGCTCAGTATATTCGGACCGGAGGGCATCGTCGAGACAGTCGACGCGATGATGGGCCTCGGATACTTCAAGAGCGGATTCAAAGTAGTCGCGTCCTCCCTTCGACCCGGCACGTCAATAGATTTCGGCGGATATGCAGTGAAGTGCGTTCGGGCAGACCATAGCATTCCTTCCCTTGCGTTTTCGTTGGAGGAGAAGCCGCGGCGGGGCAGGTTCGATCTGAAGAAGGCCAAGCGGCTTGGCATTCCAGAAGGACCGATGTACCGGAGGCTGCAGGAAGGCAAATCGGTCATCGTCGGAGGGAAGACGATCGCCCCGGACCAGGTATTGGGGAAGTCGCGACCTGGAAGAAAGATCGTCTATTCGGGGGACACGAAACCTAGCAAGAGGGTGGTGGAGCTCGCGCGAGGGGCTGATGTGCTAGTGCACGACTGCACTCTGGACACGTCCCACTCGACTCTCGCTGCGAGGTTCGGTCACTCCACGGCTAAGGAGGCCGCCGGAGTGGCCAAACGTGCGGGCGTGGATGTTCTCTTTCTGGTGCATCTAAGCCCAAGATACGAGGACATCAGCGTGCTCGAAAAGGAGGCGAGGACGGTTTTCAGGAACTCGAGAGTGGCTGAAGATCTCGATGAGTACTTCGTGAGATATCAGGATTAG